A segment of the Mangrovimonas sp. YM274 genome:
TGATTTTGACCAAAGAATTAGTCTAAGTTTATTGGGGAAAGTAGGAACTAGGCTTCAGGTTACGGCCAATTATGATACGGAATCGACCTTTGATTTTCAGAACTTAATAAAATTGGAATACACGCCTACTGAAGATGATATTATCAGAAAAATCGAGGTGGGTAATGTAAGTATGCCCCTAAATAGTTCCTTGATTACCGGAGCACAGAGTTTGTTTGGGGTGAAAACGGAGTTGCAGTTTGGTAAAACTACGGTAACTGCTGTGTTTTCAGAGCAAAAGTCGCAATCTCAATCTGTGGTAGCACAAGGGGGAGGAACCCTGGAAGAATTTGAATTCTTTGCTAGGGATTATGACGAAAATAGACACTTTTTCCTGTCTCAATATTTTAGAGAACATTATGATGAAGCCTTAAGTAGGTATCCTTACATCAACAATAATATTCAAATTACAAGGATAGAAGTTTGGGTTACCAACCGAAGTAATCAAACGGATAATGTTAGGAATGTTGTGGCATTTCAGGATTTAGGAGAATCTGATGTAATTGGGCTTGCTTCCCCGCCAGCGGGGTTTGTAAATGTGCCTGGAGGGGCATATCCGGATAACGGGAACAACGATTTTGATCCTTTAAATATTGGAGGACCGGGGTCGCAGTTAACGGACGCCGTAAGAGATATTACAACGGTAGAACAAGGTATTTTGGTTCCTGCCAACGAAGGTTTCGATTTTGGTAAATTGGAAAATGCGAAGAAACTTCAGGAAGGGTCGGATTATATCTTAAATACACAGTTGGGATATATCTCCCTTAATCAACGATTGCTTAACGACGAAGTACTAGCAGTTGCCTACCAATACACCGTAGGAGGAGAAGTGTATCAGGTTGGAGAGTTTGCCAATGATGGCGTTGAGGCAACCGATGTAAGTCAGGATGTTAATAATTCTGAAAACCAAATTGTGAACAACAATAGTTTGGTTTTAAAAATGCTGAAGAGTGCAATAACAAGTGTCGATCAGCCTATTTGGGATTTGATGATGAAAAACATCTATGATACAGGTGCTTTTCAATTGAGTCAGGAAGATTTTAAACTGAATATTTTTTACACAGAGGCCTCTCCTGTAAACTACATTTTACCAGTTGAAGGAACCTCTTTTCCGCCATTCGATAATAATACCACAGATCCAACAGATGATACTGCTATTAGTGAAACACCATTAATCAGGTTATTTCATTTAGATCGACTTAATTATAATAACGACCCTCAGGTTGATGGGGATGGGTTCTTCGATTTTGTCCCAGGGCTTACAGTATTGACCCAGAACGGGAAAATTATATTTACCAAGGTGGAGCCTTTTGGTCGCTATCTATTTGATGTTCTAGACGACGATGGTAACCCCAATAATAATGATACGGATTATGAATCGGATACCTATGCTAACCCTAACCAGGAAAAGTATGTATACGATATTCTATATAAGCAAACCAAGACGGCGGCCTTGGATGAGTCTGAAAAGAATAAATTCCAACTTAAAGGACGTTTCAAGTCTTCTGGGGGAGACGGTATTCCTTTGGGAGCGTTTAACGTGCCAAGAGGATCGGTGGTAGTAACTGCTGGAGGACGTGTTTTGGTTGAAGGAATTGACTATACGGTGAATTACCAATTGGGGCGTGTGCAAATTTTGGATGAAGCTTTGAAGGCTTCCAACACACCTATCAATGTGTCTGTTGAAAATAATGCTGTATTCGGTCAACAAACAAGACGTTTTGCAGGGGTAAATGTAGAGCACCAATTCAATGAAAATTTTGTGTTAGGTGGGACTTTCCTAAACTTAAGCGAACGACCAATCACACAAAAGGCCAATTACAATACGGAGCCTATCAATAATACTATTTTAGGATTGAATGGAAACTATTCAACGGAAGTTCCATTTTTGACGAGAATGGTTAACAAGTTGCCAAACATCGATACCGATGTACCGTCCAACATGTCTGTGAGAGGGGAGTTTGCCTATTTGTTGCCGGGAGCTCCAAAAGGAACCGATTTTAATAATGAAGCGACCTCTTATGTTGATGATTTTGAAGGGACACAGGGGGCCATAGATTTATTGTCTCCTTTAACTTGGTACCTGTCGAGTAGACCTGTTGGTTTGGGACGTAATTATCCTGGTTTTGCTGGAGAAGATGATAATGGTTTGCAAAATGGTTTTGACCGTGCCTTTTTGAACTGGTATACCATTGACCCAATTTTCTACAGCACCCAAAGACCTACCGGGATTAACGATGATGATATTTCCAATCTTTATACCAGAAGGGTGTTTATTGATGAGGTATTCCCTCAAGTAGACCTCGTGCAGGGGCAAAGTACCATAATATATACATTGGATTTGGCTTATTACCCTTCGGAACGAGGACCATATAACTTTGAATCTTCTGCGGCAGATGGTGAATTGGACAATCCTATAGATTCTTGGGCGGGGATTACCAGACAGATTACGTCTACCGATTTTGAACAGGCCAATGTTGAATATATTGAATTTTGGGTTCAGGATCCGTTTTTGGACAACCCTTCAAACCCTGGGGGAACTTTAAGTATCAACCTTGGGAATATTTCAGAGGATATTCTTAAGGATGGTAAAAAGCAATTTGAAAATGGCTTGCCCGAAGATGGAAATATAGATTTTCTTCAGAATAACTTGTCTGTTGATAAACCGTATGTAGTCCCTCAAAACCAATCCTTGATTTACACATTTGCCACAACAGGCCAGGAACGTACCAATCAAGATGTTGGGTATGATGGATATGATGATATTGAGGAAGCGCAAATGTTAACTGAATTGGGTGTAACCGGAAACTTTGGGGAAGACCCAGCTAAGGATAATTACACTTATTTCTTGAATACTGAAGGAAACATTTTTGAACGCTATAAAAAATATAACGGTACGGAAGGAAACTCTCCAGAGACTTTTACAGATACCAATAGAGGGTCAACCACTCAGCCGGATGTAGAAGACATCAATAGGGATAATACAATGAACACTATCAATAGTTATTTTGAATATAACATTGATATAAAGCCTTCTACCTTAAACGAGAACAACGAAAAAATTAATGATATCAAAACCCGCGAAGTAACCTTGCCCAATGGTGAAACTAGAGAAGTGGTTTGGTATCAGTTTAGAATTCCTATCAATGCGTCAGACAGGGTTGCAGTAGGAGGAATTACCGATATTAGATCTGTGCGATTTGCTCGTATGTATTTAAAGGAATTTACGCAACCAACGGTATTACGTTTTGCAACATTGGATTTGGTGCGTAGTGATTGGCGTCGTTTTACGGGCGATTTGGATAACGATCCTACCAATGAGAGTCCAAACTTAGAATTCAGTACTGGGGTTGTGGGACTTCAGGAGAATGAAGGGAATTATGTGTTGCCTCCGGGAGTGCAGTTGGAAGAGTTGAACAATAACAACAATATTGTTCGCCAAAATGAGCAATCGCTTGTAGTAAAGACCTGCCAGTTGGAGGCTACAGATTCCAAAGGAGTATTTAAAAATATTAACATAGATATGCGTCAGTACAAAAAGCTACGAATGTTTATGCATGCCGAAAATGGTGAATCAGGAACCTTGAACGATAACGACTTGGTTGGATTTATAAGGATGGGTAACGACTTTACGGATAACTTCTATCAAATTGAAGTGCCATTACAAGTGTCATCTGGGGGAATATCTCCTTCTGAGGTGTGGCCCGAAGCTAATGAGATTAACTTGCCATTGGAATTGTTGCAACAAATCAAATCTAAAGGGATTTTTGATGGTTCCTTAAGTAATGACGACCCAACTTTCTATGATGTTGTTAACGGTGAAGTGAGTGAAAACCCTGTGCCTGAATTCTCTCAATATATAGAAGGGCAACAGCGTATCGCCATTAAAGGAAATCCAAACTTTGGGGATATTAGAGTGTTAATGGTGGGGCTTAAAAATATCTCGTCCGCTCAAGTAGGAGGGTCTGGATATGATGTTTGTGGAGAAGTATGGTTTAATGAGCTTCGTCTTTCCGATTTACATAACGAAGGTGGTTGGGCTGCCGTTGTAGGAGTTGATGGTAACGTGGCCGATTTTGCTAATGTAAGTGCAACAGGAAGACAAAGTACATCTGGTTTTGGGTCGGTAGAACAAAGACCTAATGAGCGCAGTAGGGAAGATGTGCAACAGTACAATGTGGTTACTAATGTGAATTTAGGTCAATTATTGCCTAAAAAGTGGGGAATTCAAGTGCCATTCAATTACGGACAGGAAGAAGAAATGATTACTCCCAAATACGATCAATATTATAATGACCTTACTTTGGATTCTCGATTGGACGCAGCCAATTCTGAAGAAGAAAGGGAGCAGATACGCGTTCAGTCTGAAGATTATACAAAGCGTAAGAGTATCAATTTTATTGGCGTTAAAAAGCAAAGGGCAGCAGAGGCGAAGCCGCATGTATATGATCCGGAAAAC
Coding sequences within it:
- the sprA gene encoding cell surface protein SprA, with product MSTNNPIYTNSTRSYLLFSIVMFFGLLGFGQQQQEEEQDSTKTGFTMGRMTMPNPNSIVSKYTYDPVTDRYIYTEKVGEFNINYPIILTPAEYYKLVLQEQQKGYYKQKIDAAEGKKEGSEEEQKNLLPEFYVNSGFFESVFGGNTIEVVPQGSVEMDLGVLYTKQDNPTFSPRNRSNFTFDFDQRISLSLLGKVGTRLQVTANYDTESTFDFQNLIKLEYTPTEDDIIRKIEVGNVSMPLNSSLITGAQSLFGVKTELQFGKTTVTAVFSEQKSQSQSVVAQGGGTLEEFEFFARDYDENRHFFLSQYFREHYDEALSRYPYINNNIQITRIEVWVTNRSNQTDNVRNVVAFQDLGESDVIGLASPPAGFVNVPGGAYPDNGNNDFDPLNIGGPGSQLTDAVRDITTVEQGILVPANEGFDFGKLENAKKLQEGSDYILNTQLGYISLNQRLLNDEVLAVAYQYTVGGEVYQVGEFANDGVEATDVSQDVNNSENQIVNNNSLVLKMLKSAITSVDQPIWDLMMKNIYDTGAFQLSQEDFKLNIFYTEASPVNYILPVEGTSFPPFDNNTTDPTDDTAISETPLIRLFHLDRLNYNNDPQVDGDGFFDFVPGLTVLTQNGKIIFTKVEPFGRYLFDVLDDDGNPNNNDTDYESDTYANPNQEKYVYDILYKQTKTAALDESEKNKFQLKGRFKSSGGDGIPLGAFNVPRGSVVVTAGGRVLVEGIDYTVNYQLGRVQILDEALKASNTPINVSVENNAVFGQQTRRFAGVNVEHQFNENFVLGGTFLNLSERPITQKANYNTEPINNTILGLNGNYSTEVPFLTRMVNKLPNIDTDVPSNMSVRGEFAYLLPGAPKGTDFNNEATSYVDDFEGTQGAIDLLSPLTWYLSSRPVGLGRNYPGFAGEDDNGLQNGFDRAFLNWYTIDPIFYSTQRPTGINDDDISNLYTRRVFIDEVFPQVDLVQGQSTIIYTLDLAYYPSERGPYNFESSAADGELDNPIDSWAGITRQITSTDFEQANVEYIEFWVQDPFLDNPSNPGGTLSINLGNISEDILKDGKKQFENGLPEDGNIDFLQNNLSVDKPYVVPQNQSLIYTFATTGQERTNQDVGYDGYDDIEEAQMLTELGVTGNFGEDPAKDNYTYFLNTEGNIFERYKKYNGTEGNSPETFTDTNRGSTTQPDVEDINRDNTMNTINSYFEYNIDIKPSTLNENNEKINDIKTREVTLPNGETREVVWYQFRIPINASDRVAVGGITDIRSVRFARMYLKEFTQPTVLRFATLDLVRSDWRRFTGDLDNDPTNESPNLEFSTGVVGLQENEGNYVLPPGVQLEELNNNNNIVRQNEQSLVVKTCQLEATDSKGVFKNINIDMRQYKKLRMFMHAENGESGTLNDNDLVGFIRMGNDFTDNFYQIEVPLQVSSGGISPSEVWPEANEINLPLELLQQIKSKGIFDGSLSNDDPTFYDVVNGEVSENPVPEFSQYIEGQQRIAIKGNPNFGDIRVLMVGLKNISSAQVGGSGYDVCGEVWFNELRLSDLHNEGGWAAVVGVDGNVADFANVSATGRQSTSGFGSVEQRPNERSREDVQQYNVVTNVNLGQLLPKKWGIQVPFNYGQEEEMITPKYDQYYNDLTLDSRLDAANSEEEREQIRVQSEDYTKRKSINFIGVKKQRAAEAKPHVYDPENLTFNYSYNKVEHRDFEIENSLDQRVRAGVNYNYNFTPKKVEPFRKNDSLFTGKYWKIFKDFNVNILPTSFSVNTDIIRQFNRQKFREVELTGNNIGLEELYRRNYTFDFQYALNYNVTDNLSFSFNASNNNIVRNYFVNDQINGRQDPSLNVWDGFFDLGDPNIQNQQFQLNYEIPLNKIPTLSFLNATYSYTGDFQWQKGSDLNTNFEYTNEDGVTNYYNLGNSIQNANTHAINSSLNMEKLYSYLGLVKKRSRRTSRQPQTRGRDGKRVVNGADARSQSDKKQSKVVGAAVDVLTMVKRVQINYSENNGTYLPGYTRTPGFIGTTKPTFGYTFGSQRDIRDMVARNGWLTVFPNFNQQYTELNNQTLDYSANIELIKDLKIDITGGRLYSENMTENFRVEDMDADGELDYNSLIQNSFGNFNISTALIKTAFSTSNETQSDAFNDFRSNRMVVAHRLAREFYGNGNYALDTEGYPLGFGKNSQAVLLPAFLSAYTGSNPDNVKLSAFRDFPIPNWQLKYTGFMKMKWFKKNFKRFSITHGYRSSYTINQFRTNLDYVAANPTLDYDNQDPDVLNQSGNYKSRTLFSNINLEEQFSPLVRVDFEMKNSVKILGEIKKDRILSLSFDNNLMTEIQGQEYVVGLGYRFKDVRIRSKLAGPQQIIKSDLNMSLDVSVRDNKTIIRYLDLDNNQVTSGQTLWGVKYKADYAFSKYLTGIFYFDYSFSDYAISTAFPQTTIRSGITLRYNFGN